The Candidatus Nanosynbacter lyticus genome window below encodes:
- the rpmG gene encoding 50S ribosomal protein L33, translating to MAKKNTKRKLIGLVSNLSGHRTYYTTVNTQNRTTKGQGKLTLRKYDPVARQHATYTETKKNLGRNEVKPRKG from the coding sequence ATGGCAAAGAAGAATACGAAGCGAAAGTTGATTGGTTTGGTCAGTAATTTGAGCGGTCACCGCACGTACTACACCACGGTCAATACCCAAAACCGCACCACTAAAGGGCAGGGCAAGTTGACGCTCCGAAAATACGACCCAGTGGCCCGCCAGCACGCAACCTACACTGAGACCAAGAAAAACCTTGGTCGCAACGAAGTCAAGCCACGCAAGGGCTAA
- a CDS encoding NAD(P)H-dependent oxidoreductase gives MTSKPTISAAEITKALDFRHACKKFDANKKISDQDMELILEAIRLTPTSYGFEQFDVIVAQDQQLRQGLKKCAPINKPRFDASHFLIFTAKTADALSDHIDHILRDVKRMNLVERAAYKTFWKQWAKNDFKLMDTPDGLHQWSAHQAYIALGFAMLVAAERGIDSCPIEGFSIDQATEVLTTHQLIDPAKDLPVLMLALGYASRSDQPHLRSRRPLDEMVRWY, from the coding sequence ATGACCAGCAAACCAACCATTTCAGCAGCGGAAATTACCAAAGCGCTGGATTTTCGCCATGCCTGCAAGAAATTTGATGCTAATAAAAAGATCTCTGACCAAGATATGGAGCTGATCCTTGAGGCAATTCGCCTCACGCCAACCTCGTACGGTTTTGAGCAATTCGACGTCATCGTCGCCCAAGATCAGCAGCTACGCCAGGGTCTGAAAAAATGCGCACCGATTAATAAGCCGCGCTTTGATGCCAGTCATTTCCTGATTTTTACCGCCAAGACGGCCGACGCGCTTAGCGACCACATCGATCACATACTCCGTGATGTAAAGCGCATGAATCTGGTCGAGCGCGCCGCCTACAAGACCTTCTGGAAGCAGTGGGCGAAGAACGATTTTAAGCTAATGGACACGCCTGACGGGCTGCACCAGTGGTCAGCGCACCAGGCGTACATCGCCCTCGGCTTTGCCATGCTGGTGGCAGCGGAGCGGGGGATTGACTCGTGTCCGATTGAGGGATTTTCGATTGATCAGGCGACAGAGGTACTGACAACCCACCAGCTCATCGACCCAGCCAAAGACCTGCCGGTTCTCATGCTGGCGCTCGGGTACGCCAGTCGTAGCGACCAGCCGCACCTGCGCAGCCGCCGGCCACTTGATGAGATGGTGCGTTGGTATTAG
- a CDS encoding DNA alkylation repair protein: MLHNLTRQLETLAQGNETYAAFNKRIVNTKMPVIGVRVPDLRRLARELAPNISAADISRLLTAKNKSFDYVLLCGLLITHARLDEQTAIDLTKQYLPLVDSWAHIDVFIEKKRRFAGELWWDFALECLQGEAEFTVRYGVISLMTNFLDKARIDRVFAALRNVRHDGYYVKMGLAWLYATAAVNFFELTLAELESGHIDAWTRNKAYQKMRESRRFTPEEQRIIRQQKGGRQ, translated from the coding sequence ATGCTTCACAACCTCACGCGCCAACTCGAAACGCTTGCTCAAGGCAATGAAACCTACGCCGCCTTTAATAAGCGCATCGTCAATACCAAGATGCCGGTCATCGGTGTGCGTGTGCCGGATTTACGGCGATTGGCGAGGGAATTAGCGCCTAACATAAGCGCAGCGGACATTAGCAGATTACTAACAGCCAAGAACAAGTCATTTGACTACGTGCTGCTATGCGGGCTGCTGATCACGCACGCTCGGCTCGATGAGCAGACGGCGATTGATTTGACTAAACAATATTTGCCACTCGTTGATTCGTGGGCGCACATTGATGTGTTCATCGAAAAAAAGCGGCGCTTTGCCGGCGAACTGTGGTGGGATTTTGCACTAGAATGCCTACAAGGCGAAGCTGAATTTACAGTGCGCTACGGCGTAATTTCTTTGATGACTAATTTCCTGGATAAAGCACGCATCGATCGGGTTTTCGCGGCGCTGCGAAACGTCAGGCACGATGGCTATTATGTCAAGATGGGGCTGGCTTGGCTGTATGCAACGGCGGCGGTGAACTTTTTTGAGCTGACGTTGGCTGAACTAGAAAGCGGACACATCGACGCTTGGACGCGCAACAAAGCCTATCAAAAAATGCGCGAATCACGGCGATTCACACCCGAAGAGCAACGTATCATTAGGCAACAAAAAGGAGGACGCCAATGA
- a CDS encoding NUDIX domain-containing protein, whose protein sequence is MDKQSSAAYMQHIRDLTANYPRFEDGRVNYTDERVCFVLNCVVASGDQVLLTKRSSEVIAYPELINGISGFIDNPNLSIKDIAYGELAEEIGISRQHIINMKLSQPFVQIDQQLDREWHVVAILVELASTVTPRLNWENKSAAWFNLKEVPKMKLMPGFAETVEAALAMRHL, encoded by the coding sequence ATGGATAAGCAATCGTCTGCCGCCTACATGCAACACATTCGCGACCTTACGGCTAATTATCCACGCTTTGAAGATGGACGAGTTAACTATACTGATGAACGTGTGTGTTTTGTGTTAAATTGTGTCGTTGCCTCGGGCGATCAGGTCTTACTGACTAAACGTAGCAGTGAAGTTATCGCCTATCCGGAGCTGATTAACGGCATATCCGGTTTTATCGACAACCCCAATCTTAGTATCAAAGACATCGCGTATGGTGAACTAGCCGAAGAGATCGGCATTTCAAGGCAACATATTATCAATATGAAGCTCAGCCAGCCATTTGTACAGATTGACCAGCAACTAGATCGTGAATGGCACGTTGTTGCTATCCTCGTTGAACTGGCAAGTACCGTTACGCCCCGGCTTAATTGGGAAAATAAATCCGCTGCCTGGTTTAATCTCAAAGAAGTTCCCAAGATGAAGCTCATGCCGGGTTTCGCCGAAACGGTGGAAGCAGCGTTAGCAATGCGCCACTTATAG